One stretch of Aquimarina sp. Aq107 DNA includes these proteins:
- a CDS encoding GNAT family N-acetyltransferase, with protein sequence MDKNYKILIKDLDDGAEVSKYKSLLKNEWNNNVYYSIEHLRHLEKDSDELRCFLFEKNDVPIVLMPFVLRKIKIDGKEYPYKDVISPYGYSGPLYSDHVTSEDLAEFWKQVDSWYRDNMVVTEFIRFSLNENHKNYSGSLIETLSNVKGLLLDDFEDQWNAFLPKVRNNYRKAVNYNLDFKVFHKDQITKEIITIFNDIYVATMTRNNADSIYFFSSAYFEDLILSNLDNFSIVVVYYEGIPISVELIINYKDIIFAFLGGTNAEYFSYRPNDFLRVKVIEWAVKNGKKHYVLGGGMKDGDGLYKNKKSLFPKDEDVVFCTGRKVVNQEIYDQLCMSSDEEYKDIKKEDLKKYFFPFYRLNNR encoded by the coding sequence TTGGATAAAAATTACAAAATATTAATAAAAGATCTTGATGATGGCGCAGAAGTTTCGAAGTATAAATCACTTCTTAAAAATGAATGGAATAATAATGTGTACTATTCTATAGAACATTTACGTCATTTAGAGAAAGATTCTGATGAGTTAAGATGTTTTTTGTTTGAAAAAAATGATGTTCCTATTGTATTGATGCCGTTTGTCTTAAGAAAGATAAAAATTGATGGAAAGGAATATCCATACAAGGATGTAATTAGTCCTTATGGTTATAGTGGTCCACTTTATAGTGATCATGTTACTTCAGAGGATTTAGCTGAATTTTGGAAACAAGTAGATAGCTGGTATCGTGATAATATGGTTGTAACAGAGTTTATACGATTTAGTCTAAACGAAAATCATAAGAATTATTCAGGATCATTAATAGAGACATTATCAAATGTAAAAGGGCTATTATTGGATGATTTTGAGGATCAATGGAATGCATTTTTACCTAAGGTGAGAAATAATTATCGAAAAGCGGTAAATTATAATCTAGATTTTAAGGTGTTCCATAAGGATCAAATTACTAAAGAGATAATTACAATCTTCAATGATATTTATGTAGCTACAATGACACGGAATAATGCCGACAGTATTTACTTTTTTTCTAGTGCTTATTTTGAGGATTTGATATTATCTAATTTAGATAATTTTTCTATTGTAGTAGTGTATTACGAAGGAATACCAATTTCAGTTGAATTGATAATAAACTATAAGGATATAATTTTCGCTTTTTTAGGAGGTACTAATGCAGAATATTTTAGTTACAGACCGAATGATTTTTTAAGAGTAAAAGTTATAGAATGGGCTGTTAAAAATGGAAAAAAACATTACGTTCTAGGCGGAGGAATGAAGGATGGTGATGGTTTATATAAAAATAAGAAATCTCTTTTCCCTAAAGATGAAGATGTGGTATTCTGTACAGGAAGAAAGGTAGTAAATCAGGAGATATATGATCAACTATGTATGTCATCCGATGAAGAGTATAAGGATATTAAGAAGGAAGATCTAAAAAAATATTTTTTTCCATTTTATAGATTGAATAATAGATGA